A segment of the Tachysurus vachellii isolate PV-2020 chromosome 18, HZAU_Pvac_v1, whole genome shotgun sequence genome:
CATGTGATACGTTACGTAGAATTACAGATCACTGTGTGTCCAAGTTCAAggcttttcatttacatttacaaatgcatGATTTAAACTCAAATGCGCTCATTATGGAGCAAACAATGGCAGAAAGGGACAAAATGCAAAAAGGTCGAACGAATGGTTTAAACTGTCAGCTCAAGCtctagtgtgtgtatatgtgtgtgtgtgtgtgtgtcacatatGGCATTTTGACAAGTATAAGATGAACATTCTGAACCctaatatctctctctttgtattgTTCTATGTCATTCACTCTCTAAATCATAAATATGTTTGCGTGCGTGAGATTGTAATGTTGTTTGCCGTGCATTAATATTGTTTAGTAATGATCAATGATGAGTTCTTTCTTTGGCTTGTGTACCGCTCAGTGATTAGTGCTTGAAGTTCACAAATGTGATGTCAAGAATATTAATGATCTTTGTGAATATTCATTCTGTATTActgcaataaacacacaaacacaaaccatgGCTCAAATTCACTTATTCTGGAAATTGGATTATTGTGGATTAAAATGGGTCGGTTGAGTGGGTCGGTTAGGAAGTCTCCGGAAGCAAACCCGGGAATAAATAACCACCTTTACATCTGAAATGTTGTTTCACCACATCATAGTGGTAGTGTTCATAACCGTAACCCCGATCAGGATGAAGcagtgatgaagatgaaggaataTCTTCGATCCAGAAGAAAAAGTCTGTATTTTTCAGAGCACAGAGAGGGTTACGGGATTGATTAGGGGTCCAACAGCTTGGCAgcactggggcttgaaccttgaACGTCTGATCAACAACCTAGAGCCTTAACTACTTTAGGTACCAATGTAGAAGGTTTGCATACACATGCTTACATGTGCTTTTATTGATACCAAAGTTACCTTTCAGCTTTATCCTTGTTCATAGTGGATCTGGATCCTGAGAGCCATTTGACTCCATTATTTCGACTCTGGGGGCAATTTAttatagtttaatttattacactTACTATATTTTTTTGTGGGGAGGCAGAAGAAACTAGAGAACCTGGAGGTAACCCACATGAGCATGAGGAGAAAATGAGGATCATGAGAATCAGACCCGAGGATCGAACTGGGAAGCTGGAGCAATGAGACAGCGACGTGACCAACTACACACCACTTTAGAACCCATCTGACAGTAAACATTCAAAATGTGaatagtcttttatttattatatatttacttatataaGTTGTGCAAGTTTCCAGGTTGGTTTTATTCCATCttatcgttaaaaaaaaaaaaaaaaaaaaagaaaaaagactgatTACTTCGGTTTACAGGATTTACATTCATTGCTAAAGCAAATGAAGCAAGACTAGACAACACTGACAAAATCatagttcattttatttgtacagagaactaattattatatacataaaactcCAAAGGTGCTCTTTTGCTAATGATCCCACTTTAGAAAAGTCCTAGCGTGCATAGTgaagtcacacatacacacacagacacacagacacacacacacagacacacacacacagacacacacacacagacacacacagacacacacacacacacagacacacgcacgcacgcacgcgcacacacacagacacacacacacacaaacagacacacacacacacagacacacacacagacacacacacacagacacacacacagacacacacacacagacacacacacagacacacacacagacacacacacagacacacacacacagacgcacacacacagacgcacacacacacacacacacacacacacacacacgcgcacacacacgcgcacacacacgcgcacacacacgcgcacacacacacacgcacacacgcacacacacacgcacacacacacgcacacacacacacacacgcgcacacactcacattaacGTGTATTAAAGTTCTGGACACATGGAATCAGCTTAAGCATCTTAGCATCGTCAGTCCCATCTGGCATCGTGTCCGGTTGGATGTTAGTGGATGTATTTTCAGAATTTAGCTGTCATACCAGTCCAGGAAGAGCAGAGAGAAGGAGCACATAACCAGGAAGAAGAGGATCCAGACACGGAAACCTGCATTGTTCTTAATCGCCTGAAGGATAAAGAGGCAAATGTCACTGTAATGTGTAACACTTCAGAATTTGTAACGTGTGTCATTTGCAATCAGGGTTTAtgttaatgacattttaataaattgtatCATGAGTTTAGAGGCTGTGTGAAGTGAGAACACATCTGATGTACCAAATATAACCACTGGTAATGAAACTGATTTTTGtctacagttgaggccaaaattattagccccccaggaattttggaacattttcctaaagatctttccaatgtttgcagcattgataaaacttgatataatcaaacattcaccagtgctatttagtagcttttggtacattttggaatataaaatacatttttaggcttgctttataatcaaatatagtgaaaatggggtggtcaaaaatattagccccttgtgaatatttgctttcaaaacacacccaattaatcaatcagctttcaaaacacacctaattaatcaatcagctttcaaaccacacctgtgcagtcaattggcttcctaacaacacctgggcattcaatcagcattaaaggactccaaggaacagggcacttgaacacattattgggagagactacttttactcaccatgccaaagacaaaggaaatcagtcttgagctcagaaagaagatagtggaggctcatgataagggggaaggctatactgccatttccaagcttttcacagtgtctagaaccgccgtacgttgcatcattgccaagtacaaggagacaaattctgtaagaaacaaacctgggcgtggtcgtaagtgcaagatttcaagaaccctggagagcaaaatagtcagagatatcagcaagatgccccagacatctgccaagatgattgttgctgacctggcctcttctggagttgatgtttcaaggaacacagttgtgagggctcttcatcgtggtgggcttcagggccatcgtcccagaagaacccctttactcaaacagcggcacatcacagctagactgaggtttgcccgtgaacatttgaaaggtaaagatgagttttgggagtctgtgctttggtctgatgagactaaactggaactgtttgggcacatggatgttgcttatgtttggcgaagaaagggtgaggccttcaaccctaagaacacagttcccacagttaaacatggtggtgggagcatcatgctgtggggctgttttgcagcttcaggcacagggagccttgttcgggtgcatggcatcatgaaaaaagaaaattatgttgacattttgagggataatatgcagaaatctgctcgtagtctagccttaggtcgtcgctgggtcttccaacaagacaatgacccaaagcatacatcgaaattggtccaacagttcctgaaggataccaaaacaaaggtcctggagtggcccgcacagagcccagacctcaatcctattgagaatctgtggcgagtgctcaaagtgaatgtccatgctcggaagccacgtaatttggaccagctggagcaatttgcaatggaagaatgggctaaaatccctcaggaaacctgtgccaacctagtaaagaactactctaagaggttgttgtcagttgtggctcagaaagggttcactattgactattaatgaccgggggctaataattttggacgtttcatttttgccctttcttgtttcaactcactatttcaattaaatatcctaatcaaacttagtggagattttgtctttgttattttggaaacaaacacactataaaacacttgttgttaatggtcatttccatggagaaatcaagagttttgtctaatttcataagggggctaataattttggcctcaactgtatatgcTGTAATGTGTGTTTCTCACCTCTCGAATGTCTTCATTCCCTTCTTTAACATTTTCTGTGGCTCCAACAACCAGCTGATGAATATTATCGATTTCGGTCTCCTACATCACAGACAGGAGACATCTTAATTCTAATACTGTACAGCtaatgcacccacacacacacactaacacacacacacacacacacacctgttgcAGAACTTTCTCAGAAAAAATCTCCTGTAGCCGAGATATTTCCACCACCTTTCCTTCAATCtgcctgtaaacacacacacacacacacacacacacacacacacacacacacacacacacacagttcactaaatTTCAGTAAAATATTAACTCTTTCTGAAGCTTCCACAGACATTTGTGAACAATTAAGATCAGTACAGAGACTGTTCATCACAGGTTAGATATGCCTTAGTGAACAAAACAGGAATCTGTGGCAGATTAATCTTGGAAAAAGCTCCAGACTAAAGTACCCGATATGCTAAAGCTAAACCAAGCAATATTAGCCTCTGTTCCTGTTCTGAGGCCCAGAAACTGCTGCCCCTGTTCAGCTCTTTCCAGATCATACTCTTGCATTTTTCATGCAGATCCTACTATTTCAATCCTAAACCCTCAATTCTTGCCATCCTGTGCCTTTAATATGGACATCCTGGGCCTTCTGTTGAGATATTATTCCCACCATCCTGAGCTTTCACTTCTGATCCTATTCCTTCACTCCAGATCCTATTCTCTCCATCCTGAGCTGTACTGTCTACCCAAATCCTACTCCTGCTGTCTTGCGTCCTTCATGCAGATCCTACTTCTGTCATCTAGAGCCTTCTGTCATCAAGCCAGATCCTACATACACTATTCTGAGCCTTCAGTCCTGCTATTCATATGTTACTCTTCCATACAGATCCTACTTCTGCCATCTGAGGCCTTTTTGACTTAACTGACTGCCAAACATTAAAAACCCTGTCTCATGAACCAAACTAATGTCTGTAGTTCTGCTTCTATAATAGAATACAATAAattctgtgtgatgtgtgtgtgtgtgtttatcttacCTTACTTCATCCACCAGGCTATTCATCTCACTCACCAGCCTTTGATTCTCCTGCTCAAActggacacagagacacacatcaataaacacaatgcaacaaactgtgtgtgtgtgtgtgtgtgtgtgtgtgtgtgcgctcataTACCATCTGAATTTCCTCAGGAGAGAGATCATCCTCCACTTTGCTGTCCTCCCACAGGTCAACACCAATATCACACGTTGGCTTCTCTACAACCAtcaatacacagacacacattcaatattttaatgcttttttttttttttatctgaatttaCACCATTTATACTTTTTTGAATGCtccactctgattggtcagaaggtcttTATTCTAAAACCGTATCATTTCtttagtaacagctaattcacaggAAAGCTCAACATATCCTGAGGTTAATAATAAAGGGATTTAGTGTTgttcaagaaagaaaaaagacaatcaTTCACATGCTGGAGTTCTCTCAAAGGAAACGATTTTTTGAATGTTTAtggaaggaatctccagtgCCATGTCTTCTGGGCCATGTTTGTTTCAAACGGATGTGTGTGCCTTACCACTGCTCTCCTCTGACACAGTTTTCTCCGTATCTTCGCTTTGAggtttttccctttttattttctgttccgGTTCCAGCCGAGACCTGAACACACAAGCGAGCAGAAAAAAGATCAGAACGAGCTCGTCGCCATACGGTATACACAATAAAGCACAAGTGCCATGAGTGTGATGTATGACTCACAGCCTCTTCTTATCCACCACTCTCTTCACACGGATCGCTCTTTGCTCCGAGTACAGCTTACACACGCCTGCAAAAACGCACAAACCCACACTTGTGTAATATGAATGGCACAATTTAtacaaactgttaaaaaaataaaaacaaatctattaGCATATATTACAAAAGTGACATACTGTCCAGACAATAATCATTCTGTAGTGCATCTGTGAAATGAGTCAGTCAGGCTGCTCGCCGCTTTGAAGGAAATATATAAAGCATAAAAtcagatgtgtttgttttgattaatGAATTATGGATAGTACACctgacaaagaaaagaaaggtgAAGTAGTAGGTTGCTGTGAATGTTCTTTCTATTGTTTCTCACTGGAGCTATCGActctctcgtttctttcttcGTTCTGTCTTGTATTTAGTATATTAGGTTTGtttttccatctattttctgttcAAAAAGTTTCatgtacaattattattaaccaCATAAACTCCCCTGGGCTGAAAAGAAATTGCAGTAGAAGAAGGAAAGGTTTGATACAAGGAGAAACACATAGATAAGATCAACAGAGAGTCGTAAAACCCACTAAACAAACTGATTCTCCCCCACATCTGATACTGTTATTTACGCTTTTCAATTACCGCTTGTCTTAATTCATGTGCAGTCTTAGAGATACTGTCACTGATAAAGTTAAACAATCTCATGACTATGTTTTGGAGACCCCTGGAGGAGGGATTGAGTAAAGAGAGAGGACCAAGACCATGATCTCAGAGTCTAAGTACGCTTTGATCACACTAGAAACACATGGCTTTCATAGCCTAGGGATGATCTTtaaggagggggggggggaaacCCTAACCAATATAAACTCACTGAGTATTCTTTATGTAACTATGCATGCTGGATAGATTATATTAGGTCACAAGGCCCACATGACAAGGAAAGAGCCTCCTTACATAATTTCACTGATACTTGGCAATAACTTGACTAACACAAGAAGACTTCTTCTCATAGACTGTTCTTCATTTGTTGCCTTTGAGAACAACAAATCCACAGAAGTCTGAAGACATAAAGGTGCACAAAGAAAACACCATCAGGGTTAGAAATACTTTACACTTAAGGATCAACAACAGGATCTGATAGCAGGATACATACACATGAACAAGATCCTGGTTTCAGCACAAGACACATGTCAGGAAGGTAAAATCCCAGGAGGATGAAAGCTTCTTGGCCCCAAGAACAAACGAACAAATGTCGAAGGCTGAATTAGGGGACTGATCTCTGAAAAAGCAGCTGATCAGAATATACCATGGCAAAGGACACTGTCATAGCTGCAACATATCAGGGAGTGTTGGGCCAGACTCTAGAGCAGAGAAAGATGCCTGTAACCACCTGAATTATCACAAAGATGGCAAAACACAAAGAGTTCCTCAAACAAAAGCCCAAAGGGAAAAGTAACAGGCTTAACTTGTGATGTTTTGTATCCTCTCCACAGACCTAGTAGTAAGCATCAAGCATCAAGTCTGCAAGGTGGAGACAGCAAAATCCAATTCATGATAGATAAGGCAGCCTTGGTGAAGCAAGGTATCTTCTGAACAGCCTGTAGAATATTGAACTCTATTGATACGACAGCCAGGTTGATGGCCCTTTGGAATCACATTGGCCAGGCACATAATACTGGCGCTCTTTAAATACCTCTAGGTATTATTAGGACTCGCGACTCAGAGACTGACTCTGTAACAAgcaatcctgagacatctacagatctaccagctccagttggactctgtgatactaagaggagatctgaactccatgtgatccctacaccagtacaacacttgtctgactgtatatttataatcacaccctccagtgtcacccatatgaggatgaggttcccccttgagtctggttcctctcaaggtttcttcctttaccgtctaagggagtttttccttgccactgctgcctgagtctcctcagacttgctcattggggataaatacacacacacacacacacaaatacacacacacacacacacacacagacatacactgtgaactatatattttttgaatttttattatattaattctttatattactccttatgtttatcttctgttgtatgtttatgttctgtaaagctgctttgagacaatgtccattgtaaaaaacgctatacaaataaacttgaattgaattgaattgaattgaattgaattgaagtatCGACCTGCAGCAATTCTGCCCCCAGAGAGCAGATCCAACATGCCATAAACAATGACTAATACGAGTTGGATTCACAGAGAAGCCCGTAATGATAAAAAGGGAAGAAGATGGGCAAAGATGTTACAACTAATGCCAAACCACTATTAAAAGACATATGAGAGATGTGAAGAAGGAATACTCCAGCAGAAAAAACTGCTCATGGCACCCTAGATGAACCAAGTGAGAATAAACGAGCCTGGGTGGACGTTTGGCCAACTAATGTGGGACAAGGGTTCACCAACACGCTCTGGAACCTGGGAAGGAGTGAAGGTGTCAGCATGAATGCGAGTGTTTCTCCTGACTCGAgaccttttttaaataaacaaatcttgtGCAGTGCATAGACTGATATTGGGTCAGACAGGTTTAAGTTCAACTCTGGCAATTATGGACGGGCCTGGGATTGGGTCTGAGAGGCATTTTGTGCCAGAAACAGAGGAGCACATTCTGGtagaatgacaaaataaaatatagtatcAAACTTAACAGGTTATTGGAATGGGTTCTGAAACAGTTCCATGAAAAGCTTCAAGCGGATGATGGGGAAGCCAAAACAATACGGTATGCAGTAGGTGTCAGtaataaactaaaacaaagaagaaaaatatctgggatgtgtttgtttttgtacctTTAAGGTAGACTTCTATCAAGTCCAGCACAGCCCCACGATGCTCCTTCATCTGAGCAGAAATCACCGTCTTctctgctacacacacacacacacacacacacacacagacgaccttttcaatataaaataaatattcatgacttgaaatgag
Coding sequences within it:
- the stx18 gene encoding syntaxin-18 isoform X3, whose translation is MPADVTHMTDCERDQIDQDAQIFMRTCSDAIKQLRTEAEKTVISAQMKEHRGAVLDLIEVYLKGVCKLYSEQRAIRVKRVVDKKRLSRLEPEQKIKREKPQSEDTEKTVSEESSEKPTCDIGVDLWEDSKVEDDLSPEEIQMFEQENQRLVSEMNSLVDEVRQIEGKVVEISRLQEIFSEKVLQQETEIDNIHQLVVGATENVKEGNEDIREAIKNNAGFRVWILFFLVMCSFSLLFLDWYDS
- the stx18 gene encoding syntaxin-18 isoform X2, translating into MCVAVMAVDITLLFKASVKTVKTRNKAIGVGPESPKDELLRRNRPKNSFSSKAKEVISNITKLKDFLLQHRKDYVNAGSLLSSDVTHMTDCERDQIDQDAQIFMRTCSDAIKQLRTEEKTVISAQMKEHRGAVLDLIEVYLKGVCKLYSEQRAIRVKRVVDKKRLSRLEPEQKIKREKPQSEDTEKTVSEESSEKPTCDIGVDLWEDSKVEDDLSPEEIQMFEQENQRLVSEMNSLVDEVRQIEGKVVEISRLQEIFSEKVLQQETEIDNIHQLVVGATENVKEGNEDIREAIKNNAGFRVWILFFLVMCSFSLLFLDWYDS
- the stx18 gene encoding syntaxin-18 isoform X1; translation: MCVAVMAVDITLLFKASVKTVKTRNKAIGVGPESPKDELLRRNRPKNSFSSKAKEVISNITKLKDFLLQHRKDYVNAGSLLSSDVTHMTDCERDQIDQDAQIFMRTCSDAIKQLRTEAEKTVISAQMKEHRGAVLDLIEVYLKGVCKLYSEQRAIRVKRVVDKKRLSRLEPEQKIKREKPQSEDTEKTVSEESSEKPTCDIGVDLWEDSKVEDDLSPEEIQMFEQENQRLVSEMNSLVDEVRQIEGKVVEISRLQEIFSEKVLQQETEIDNIHQLVVGATENVKEGNEDIREAIKNNAGFRVWILFFLVMCSFSLLFLDWYDS